From one Brachypodium distachyon strain Bd21 chromosome 4, Brachypodium_distachyon_v3.0, whole genome shotgun sequence genomic stretch:
- the LOC100840346 gene encoding malonyl-CoA decarboxylase, mitochondrial isoform X1, translating into MTRSHTPKSLAVLLRARMYADPIPSPPPAPSPPASPDSSAPPAAGAASVRHWLHASVSAASPSPAALDCFSDGYRSLDSRGRHEILRSLATDYDVPRARLHDLMLQYVSVSTTGEGGDEQPGAEREEGGAASALYRMERGLGDALRPKYAGFLEAMNAQPGGLKLLAVIRADLLALLGKENAPVLRALDGYLKEKLVTWLSPAALALHQITWDDPASLLEKIVAYEAVHPIRNLIDLKRRLGIGRRCFGYFHPAIPGEPLIFIEVALLKDMATSIQEVLWDDPPIAECEAKCALFYSISSTQPGLSGINLGKFLLKRVIDMLRRDMPSVQIFATLSPIPGFMQWLLAKLASQIKLAETELQEGNSLEGASSTFRESILLPEEEKIIHNAVEQVNDKQGIELLQDVLKSSQWVKSDKLSAALKSPLMRLCSRYLARERKRGKALDAVANFHLQNGAMIERINWMADQSEKGIKQSGGIMVNYLYRLESIEEYALSYSATGLIHGSPGMS; encoded by the exons ATGACTAGAAGCCACACCCCGAAATCCCTCGCCGTCCTGCTCCGTGCCCGGATGTACGCCGACCCTATCCCTTCCCCACCACCCGCTCCGTCACCCCCCGCCAGCCCCGACTCCAGTGCCCCGCCCGCAGCCGGCGCCGCATCCGTCCGCCACTGGCTCCATGCTTCTGTCTCCGCGGCCTCCCCGTCCCCCGCCGCCCTCGACTGCTTCTCAGATGGCTACCGCTCCCTCGACAGCCGCGGCCGCCACGAGATCCTCCGGTCCCTCGCGACCGATTACGACGTGCCCCGCGCGCGGCTCCACGACCTCATGCTTCAGTACGTCAGCGTCTCCACCACCGGGGAGGGTGGGGATGAACAGCCGGGggcggagagggaggagggcggcgcagCTTCGGCGCTCTATCGTATGGAGCGTGGTCTTGGGGATGCGCTCCGGCCAAAGTACGCTGGGTTCCTTGAGGCCATGAACGCGCAGCCCGGTGGGCTCAAGCTCCTCGCTGTCATCCGCGCCGACCTTCTAGCGTTATTGGG GAAAGAGAATGCTCCGGTGCTGCGTGCATTGGACGGTTACTTGAAGGAGAAGCTCGTGACGTGGCTCAGCCCAGCGGCTCTGGCACTCCACCAGATAACCTGGGATGATCCTGCCTCCTTGCTGGAGAAGATTGTGGCTTATGAA GCTGTGCATCCAATCAGAAATCTAATAGACTTGAAGAGAAGGCTGGGCATTGGCCGCCGTTGTTTCGGGTACTTCCATCCTGCGATACCAG GGGAGCCCCTGATTTTCATCGAAGTTGCTCTCCTGAAAGACATGGCCACATCTATACAG GAAGTTTTGTGGGATGACCCTCCAATTGCTGAATGTGAAGCTAAATGTGCGCTGTTTTACTCAATTTCATCAACCCAG CCAGGCTTATCAGGTATTAATCTTGGGAAGTTTCTTCTCAAGCGTGTCATTGACATGTTGAGAAGAGATATGCCTTCAGTGCAG ATTTTTGCCACCCTTAGCCCTATACCTGGTTTCATGCAATGGCTTCTTGCTAAGTTGGCATCACAAATAAAATTAGCAGAGACAGAGTTGCAAGAAGGCAATTCGTTAGAAGGTGCCAGTTCTACTTTCAGAGAGTCCATccttctcccggaggaagagaagatAATACACAATGCGGT CGAACAAGTTAATGATAAACAGGGAATTGAACTTTTACAAGATGTACTGAAATCAAGTCAGTGGGTGAAGTCTGACAAATTATCTGCTGCACTAAAATCTCCTCTTATGCGTTTGTGTTCAAG GTATCTTGCCAGAGAGAGAAAGCGAGGAAAAGCTCTAGATGCTGTCGCAAATTTTCACTTGCAAAATGGAGCA ATGATCGAGAGAATAAACTGGATGGCCGACCAATCAGAGAAGGGCATTAAGCAAAGTGGAGGTATCATGGTCAATTATCTGTACAG GTTAGAGAGTATAGAAGAGTATGCACTGTCTTATTCGGCTACAGGGCTTATCCATGGGTCACCTGGCATGTCCTAA
- the LOC100840346 gene encoding malonyl-CoA decarboxylase, mitochondrial isoform X2 yields the protein MTRSHTPKSLAVLLRARMYADPIPSPPPAPSPPASPDSSAPPAAGAASVRHWLHASVSAASPSPAALDCFSDGYRSLDSRGRHEILRSLATDYDVPRARLHDLMLQYVSVSTTGEGGDEQPGAEREEGGAASALYRMERGLGDALRPKYAGFLEAMNAQPGGLKLLAVIRADLLALLGKENAPVLRALDGYLKEKLVTWLSPAALALHQITWDDPASLLEKIVAYEAVHPIRNLIDLKRRLGIGRRCFGYFHPAIPGEPLIFIEVALLKDMATSIQEVLWDDPPIAECEAKCALFYSISSTQPGLSGINLGKFLLKRVIDMLRRDMPSVQIFATLSPIPGFMQWLLAKLASQIKLAETELQEGNSLEGASSTFRESILLPEEEKIIHNAVEQVNDKQGIELLQDVLKSSQWVKSDKLSAALKSPLMRLCSRYLARERKRGKALDAVANFHLQNGAMIERINWMADQSEKGIKQSGGIMVNYLYRLESIEEYALSYSATGLIHGSPGMS from the exons ATGACTAGAAGCCACACCCCGAAATCCCTCGCCGTCCTGCTCCGTGCCCGGATGTACGCCGACCCTATCCCTTCCCCACCACCCGCTCCGTCACCCCCCGCCAGCCCCGACTCCAGTGCCCCGCCCGCAGCCGGCGCCGCATCCGTCCGCCACTGGCTCCATGCTTCTGTCTCCGCGGCCTCCCCGTCCCCCGCCGCCCTCGACTGCTTCTCAGATGGCTACCGCTCCCTCGACAGCCGCGGCCGCCACGAGATCCTCCGGTCCCTCGCGACCGATTACGACGTGCCCCGCGCGCGGCTCCACGACCTCATGCTTCAGTACGTCAGCGTCTCCACCACCGGGGAGGGTGGGGATGAACAGCCGGGggcggagagggaggagggcggcgcagCTTCGGCGCTCTATCGTATGGAGCGTGGTCTTGGGGATGCGCTCCGGCCAAAGTACGCTGGGTTCCTTGAGGCCATGAACGCGCAGCCCGGTGGGCTCAAGCTCCTCGCTGTCATCCGCGCCGACCTTCTAGCGTTATTGGG GAAAGAGAATGCTCCGGTGCTGCGTGCATTGGACGGTTACTTGAAGGAGAAGCTCGTGACGTGGCTCAGCCCAGCGGCTCTGGCACTCCACCAGATAACCTGGGATGATCCTGCCTCCTTGCTGGAGAAGATTGTGGCTTATGAA GCTGTGCATCCAATCAGAAATCTAATAGACTTGAAGAGAAGGCTGGGCATTGGCCGCCGTTGTTTCGGGTACTTCCATCCTGCGATACCAG GGGAGCCCCTGATTTTCATCGAAGTTGCTCTCCTGAAAGACATGGCCACATCTATACAG GAAGTTTTGTGGGATGACCCTCCAATTGCTGAATGTGAAGCTAAATGTGCGCTGTTTTACTCAATTTCATCAACCCAG CCAGGCTTATCAGGTATTAATCTTGGGAAGTTTCTTCTCAAGCGTGTCATTGACATGTTGAGAAGAGATATGCCTTCAGTGCAG ATTTTTGCCACCCTTAGCCCTATACCTGGTTTCATGCAATGGCTTCTTGCTAAGTTGGCATCACAAATAAAATTAGCAGAGACAGAGTTGCAAGAAGGCAATTCGTTAGAAGGTGCCAGTTCTACTTTCAGAGAGTCCATccttctcccggaggaagagaag ATAATACACAATGCGGT CGAACAAGTTAATGATAAACAGGGAATTGAACTTTTACAAGATGTACTGAAATCAAGTCAGTGGGTGAAGTCTGACAAATTATCTGCTGCACTAAAATCTCCTCTTATGCGTTTGTGTTCAAG GTATCTTGCCAGAGAGAGAAAGCGAGGAAAAGCTCTAGATGCTGTCGCAAATTTTCACTTGCAAAATGGAGCA ATGATCGAGAGAATAAACTGGATGGCCGACCAATCAGAGAAGGGCATTAAGCAAAGTGGAGGTATCATGGTCAATTATCTGTACAG GTTAGAGAGTATAGAAGAGTATGCACTGTCTTATTCGGCTACAGGGCTTATCCATGGGTCACCTGGCATGTCCTAA